In Arthrobacter sp. MN05-02, one genomic interval encodes:
- a CDS encoding acyl dehydratase, with translation MKGTPSGDTVLAGLPSLPGLYRQAVTLAMRRRIGRASAASALPSARHRVQGVRIDLAELTRFQQELGTAARDQLPSAYLHTVAFPVAMSVLARPDFPLLLPGMVHLSNEVHQDRQVAASEVLDIVAYSENLRPHAAGTQVDLVIEVDVAGRRVWTGRSVYLARGVRLDASGPRTSDGERPPFSAPRPTALWTLDAGTGRRYAAVSGDWNPIHLSGPTARVLGMRTAIAHGMYLAARMVDQAVAAPTGALDWRIDFAAPVPLPAVVATSFTRTRYDGGERVDVVGWSAKRRKPHFTGWVRAE, from the coding sequence ATGAAGGGCACGCCGTCCGGCGACACCGTCCTGGCCGGACTGCCGAGCCTTCCCGGGCTCTACCGGCAGGCGGTCACGCTTGCCATGCGGCGGAGGATCGGGCGCGCCTCGGCGGCGTCGGCCCTGCCGTCCGCACGGCACCGCGTGCAGGGCGTGCGCATCGACCTCGCGGAGCTCACGCGCTTCCAGCAGGAGCTGGGGACGGCCGCGCGGGACCAGCTCCCGTCGGCCTATCTCCACACGGTCGCCTTCCCGGTGGCCATGAGCGTACTGGCGAGACCCGACTTCCCGCTGCTGTTGCCGGGAATGGTGCACCTGAGCAACGAGGTGCACCAGGACCGTCAGGTCGCGGCCTCCGAGGTACTCGACATCGTGGCGTACAGCGAGAACCTCCGGCCGCACGCTGCTGGGACCCAGGTGGACCTCGTCATCGAGGTGGACGTGGCAGGCCGGCGCGTCTGGACCGGCCGATCCGTCTACCTGGCCCGCGGGGTCCGGCTCGACGCGTCGGGGCCCCGGACGTCCGACGGAGAGCGCCCGCCGTTCTCCGCGCCCCGCCCGACGGCCCTCTGGACGCTCGACGCCGGAACCGGCCGCCGTTATGCAGCGGTGTCAGGGGACTGGAACCCCATCCACCTCAGCGGACCCACGGCAAGGGTGCTCGGCATGAGGACGGCCATCGCGCACGGCATGTACCTCGCGGCGCGCATGGTCGACCAGGCGGTCGCGGCTCCGACCGGCGCCCTGGACTGGCGTATCGATTTCGCAGCTCCCGTCCCGCTGCCCGCGGTGGTCGCCACGTCCTTCACGCGCACGCGGTACGACGGCGGGGAGCGGGTCGACGTCGTCGGCTGGTCCGCCAAGCGCCGGAAGCCGCACTTCACGGGGTGGGTGCGCGCGGAATAG
- a CDS encoding peptidase yields MNFRGLTAGMIAASALMASALLTAGPVQAAPSAGTVVAGATVSHAQNESQAALDAYWTADRMKSAKPANAINSGWAAEGRSILPKAGQESVAKAPKEPVVERRATVQAPVSRIGKVFFTLNGQNYVCSGNSVQSGNQSTVATAGHCTHDLASGWATNFVFVPAYSDGAAPYGKWTARSLHAASEWVSRNDINYDGAFAVVNTLNGRTLSAAVGASSIGFNMARNLTYSAYGYPAASPFTGERLFSCYGTANADRIGGTQSQGIPCDMTGGSSGGPWFVGSGASGTQNSVNSFGYSTQKNVMYGPYFGSSIQSAYTAASTR; encoded by the coding sequence GTGAACTTCAGAGGTCTCACAGCCGGCATGATCGCCGCGTCCGCCCTGATGGCATCAGCGCTGCTGACAGCGGGTCCGGTCCAGGCGGCCCCCTCGGCGGGCACCGTCGTCGCCGGCGCCACCGTGTCCCACGCGCAGAACGAGAGCCAGGCCGCCCTCGATGCCTACTGGACCGCCGACCGGATGAAGAGCGCCAAGCCGGCCAACGCCATCAACTCCGGCTGGGCCGCCGAGGGACGCTCGATCCTGCCCAAGGCCGGGCAGGAATCGGTCGCCAAGGCCCCGAAGGAGCCCGTGGTCGAGCGGCGCGCCACCGTGCAGGCGCCGGTCTCCCGGATCGGCAAGGTGTTCTTCACCCTGAACGGCCAGAACTACGTGTGCTCGGGCAACTCCGTCCAGAGCGGTAACCAGAGCACCGTCGCGACGGCGGGCCACTGCACCCACGACCTCGCCTCCGGGTGGGCCACGAACTTCGTCTTCGTGCCCGCCTACAGCGACGGTGCAGCCCCCTACGGCAAGTGGACGGCACGCTCGCTGCACGCGGCGAGCGAATGGGTCTCGCGCAACGACATCAACTACGACGGCGCCTTCGCCGTCGTGAACACCCTCAACGGCAGGACCCTGTCGGCGGCCGTCGGAGCGTCGAGCATCGGCTTCAACATGGCCCGCAACCTCACCTACAGCGCCTACGGCTACCCGGCCGCCTCGCCCTTCACCGGCGAGCGCCTCTTCAGTTGCTACGGCACGGCCAACGCCGACCGGATCGGCGGCACCCAGTCCCAGGGCATCCCCTGCGACATGACGGGAGGCTCCTCGGGCGGCCCCTGGTTCGTGGGCTCGGGTGCCTCCGGCACGCAGAACTCGGTCAACAGCTTCGGCTACAGCACGCAGAAGAACGTGATGTACGGACCGTACTTCGGCAGTTCGATCCAATCGGCCTACACGGCAGCGTCCACCCGCTAG
- a CDS encoding kynureninase gives MTGPTLLDRAAGLDAADPLAQHRKLFLGTDDDAVRSYLDGNSLGRPLASVVGSLTSFVEGQWGGRLIRGWDEGWLALPEQIGDQLGRVALGAGAGQCIVADSTSVLLYKLARAAVAARPGRTEIVIDRDNFPTDRFLVEGIARERGLTLRWIEVAYDGGATPADVAAVVGPETALVLLSHVAYRSGYVADVPAITRIVHDAGALVLWDLSHSVGSVPAELDAWDVDFAAGCSYKYLNGGPGAPAWAYVAERHLATLDQPILGWLGSADPFAMGSAYQPAPGIRRLVSGTPPIVGMLAMRDMIDLIEEVGMDAVRSKSELLTAFAVEAVDALLAPYGVVLASPRAAAERGGHVTIDHPAFSAMVPELWQQGIIPDYRNPDGIRLGLSPLSTSFREVALAIDAIAEALAGHRTAGR, from the coding sequence ATGACCGGCCCCACTCTCCTCGACCGCGCGGCCGGACTCGACGCCGCAGACCCCCTCGCGCAGCACCGCAAGCTCTTCCTCGGTACGGACGACGATGCGGTGCGCTCCTACCTCGACGGCAACTCGCTGGGCCGTCCCCTCGCATCGGTGGTCGGCAGCCTCACGTCGTTCGTGGAGGGCCAGTGGGGCGGGCGCCTCATCCGGGGCTGGGACGAAGGCTGGCTCGCCCTGCCCGAGCAGATCGGCGACCAGCTGGGGCGGGTGGCCCTCGGCGCCGGCGCCGGCCAGTGCATCGTCGCGGACTCGACGAGCGTCCTGCTGTACAAGCTCGCACGGGCGGCGGTGGCCGCCCGGCCGGGGCGGACCGAGATCGTGATCGACCGGGACAACTTCCCGACCGACCGCTTCCTCGTCGAGGGCATCGCCCGGGAGCGCGGGCTCACGCTGCGCTGGATCGAGGTGGCCTACGACGGCGGCGCGACGCCGGCCGACGTGGCCGCCGTCGTAGGGCCCGAGACGGCCCTCGTCCTCCTCAGCCACGTCGCCTACCGGTCCGGGTACGTCGCCGACGTACCCGCCATCACCCGGATCGTCCACGACGCCGGAGCGCTCGTGCTGTGGGACCTCAGCCATTCCGTGGGATCCGTCCCGGCCGAGCTGGATGCCTGGGACGTGGACTTCGCCGCCGGGTGCAGCTACAAGTACCTGAACGGCGGACCCGGAGCCCCCGCCTGGGCGTACGTCGCGGAACGGCACCTCGCCACCCTCGACCAGCCGATCCTCGGCTGGCTCGGCAGCGCTGATCCCTTCGCCATGGGCTCGGCGTACCAGCCCGCGCCCGGCATCCGCCGACTGGTCTCGGGCACCCCGCCCATCGTCGGGATGCTGGCGATGCGGGACATGATCGATTTGATCGAGGAGGTCGGGATGGACGCGGTGCGCAGCAAGTCCGAACTCCTGACCGCTTTCGCCGTCGAGGCCGTCGACGCGTTGCTCGCGCCGTACGGGGTGGTCCTCGCCTCGCCACGGGCCGCCGCGGAACGGGGCGGCCACGTCACGATCGACCATCCGGCCTTTTCTGCGATGGTGCCGGAGCTGTGGCAGCAGGGAATCATCCCCGACTACCGGAACCCCGACGGCATCCGGCTGGGCCTGTCTCCCCTCTCGACGTCGTTCCGCGAGGTGGCCCTCGCCATCGACGCCATCGCCGAGGCCCTGGCGGGACACCGGACCGCGGGCCGGTAG